The following proteins are co-located in the Helicobacter pylori genome:
- the prfA gene encoding peptide chain release factor 1, translated as MSILAEKLSSILKRYDELTALLSSAEVISDIKKLTEFSKEQSSIEEISIASKEYLSVLENIKENKELLEDKELSELAKEELKILEIQKSELETAIKQLLIPKDPNDDKNIYLELRAGTGGDEAGIFVGDLFKAYCRYADLKKWKVEIVSSSENSVGGYKEIIALVKGKGVYSRLKFEAGTHRVQRVPETESQGRIHTSAITVAIMPEVDDVEVSINPSDLKIEVFRAGGHGGQCVNTTDSAVRITHLPTNISVSMQDEKSQHKNKDKALKILKARLYEKQIEEQQLANAKDRKEQVGSGDRSERIRTYNYPQNRLSEHRINLTLYSLEEIMLSGNLDEVINPLIAHAQSQFE; from the coding sequence ATGTCCATTCTAGCTGAAAAGCTTTCTTCCATTCTCAAACGATACGACGAACTCACAGCGTTGCTTTCTAGCGCTGAAGTGATTAGCGATATTAAAAAACTCACCGAATTTAGCAAAGAGCAAAGCTCCATTGAAGAAATCTCCATAGCGAGTAAAGAGTATTTGAGCGTTTTAGAGAATATCAAAGAAAATAAAGAGCTTTTAGAAGACAAAGAATTGAGCGAACTGGCTAAAGAAGAGTTAAAAATTTTAGAAATCCAAAAAAGCGAACTAGAAACTGCCATTAAGCAACTCCTCATCCCCAAAGACCCTAACGATGATAAAAACATTTATTTAGAGTTAAGGGCTGGCACAGGGGGCGATGAAGCGGGCATTTTTGTAGGGGATTTGTTTAAAGCGTATTGCCGTTATGCGGATTTGAAAAAATGGAAAGTAGAGATAGTGAGCTCTAGCGAAAACAGCGTAGGGGGCTATAAAGAAATCATCGCTTTGGTTAAGGGCAAGGGCGTGTATTCAAGGCTCAAATTTGAAGCAGGCACGCATCGAGTCCAAAGAGTCCCCGAGACAGAATCTCAAGGGCGAATCCATACTTCCGCTATCACGGTAGCGATCATGCCTGAAGTGGATGATGTGGAAGTTTCTATCAACCCTAGCGATCTAAAGATTGAAGTGTTTCGCGCTGGCGGGCATGGGGGGCAATGCGTCAACACTACAGACTCTGCGGTTCGCATCACGCATCTCCCCACTAATATCAGCGTGAGCATGCAAGATGAAAAATCCCAGCATAAAAACAAGGATAAAGCCCTAAAAATCCTAAAAGCGCGCCTTTATGAAAAACAAATTGAAGAGCAACAGCTCGCTAACGCTAAAGACCGAAAGGAGCAAGTGGGTAGTGGGGATAGGAGTGAAAGGATCCGCACTTATAATTACCCACAAAACCGCTTGAGCGAGCATAGAATCAATTTAACTTTGTATAGTTTAGAAGAAATCATGCTTTCAGGGAATTTAGATGAAGTGATCAACCCTTTAATCGCTCATGCTCAAAGCCAGTTTGAATAA